From Triticum aestivum cultivar Chinese Spring chromosome 4A, IWGSC CS RefSeq v2.1, whole genome shotgun sequence, a single genomic window includes:
- the LOC123088108 gene encoding uncharacterized protein codes for MRHTSVCPFTDRPTFWTGVSAVSLRAPPPASPSGLPPPRRRRPWWPALGGMEVWILGLVVCECLSLANKVELRFGSCLGGCSTLPWGHAGGEKAEARMIPGSGSFGGFPQPDPWRSLGPSGFVPTSPPFSCCNKFQYGAPDALLPRSVLTTMVVGREIEQQEMYMPTTCRRPRCYLPPLDAAKVVDEEGWGSTELKIDGRVRAHQQRILWWSYGACSRLPVFIDPLLLLVEGRPTPFLLACMPYGRQFQFSFRGYGMHVLHPWRSRRPKWFVPGDGEVQSEQRLPRTRLRFNLSARGSPCKSLGLCCNLSFSFGPDVKCALKLI; via the coding sequence ATGCGGCATACTTCAGTCTGTCCATTTACGGACCGCCCGACTTTCTGGACTGGCGTTTCTGCCGTATCCTTGAGAGCTCCACCTCCAGCTTCCCCATCCGGcctccctccccctcgccgccggcggccatggtggccggcgcTGGGTGGGATGGAGGTCTGGATCCTAGGTCTAGTAGTGTGTGAGTGTCTTTCTCTGGCAAATAAAGTGGAGCTGCGTTTTGGATCTTGTCTAGGTGGTTGTTCAACTCTCCCCTGGGGCCACGCTGGTGGCGAAAAGGCGGAGGCAAGGATGATCCCTGGCAGCGGATCCTTCGGCGGCTTCCCTCAGCCGGATCCATGGCGAAGCTTAGGCCCGTCCGGTTTCGTCCCCACTTCTCCCCCCTTTTCTTGCTGTAATAAATTCCAATATGGTGCGCCAGATGCTCTTCTTCCTCGATCTGTTCTTACCACCATGGTTGTGGGAAGAGAGATAGAGCAGCAGGAGATGTACATGCCTACCACTTGCAGGAGGCCTCGTTGCTACCTTCCTCCACTTGATgccgccaaggtggtggatgaAGAGGGGTGGGGAAGCACTGAGCTGAAGATTGATGGTCGGGTTCGAGCTCATCAGCAGAGGATTCTATGGTGGAGCTACGGCGCCTGCAGTCGGCTGCCGGTGTTCATCGACCCTCTGCTTCTTCTGGTCGAAGGGCGGCCAACCCCTTTCCTCCTGGCTTGCATGCCTTATGGGAGGCAGTTCCAGTTTTCGTTCAGAGGCTATGGGATGCACGTGCTGCACCCATGGCGATCTCGTCGCCCCAAGTGGTTCGTCCCCGGCGACGGCGAGGTTCAATCTGAGCAAAGGCTGCCAAGGACCCGATTGCGTTTTAATCTTTCAGCTAGGGGTTCTCCATGCAAAAGTCTGGGACTTTGTTGTAATCTTTCTTTTTCTTTCGGTCCTGATGTAAAGTGTGCTTTGAAGCTTATCTAA